From Methylobacterium radiodurans, a single genomic window includes:
- a CDS encoding 3'(2'),5'-bisphosphate nucleotidase CysQ family protein — protein MDGTERDGIARRLAEVACAAGEILRYHQARGCSHSLKADGSPASVADVEAEAQILASLAESFPDIPAIAEETCHDRPPAARFFLVDPLDGTREFLAGTPEYAVCIGLVAGTRPIAAALAAPGLGRIWYAGAVAFEAEIASGRPGAPRPVRARAAPESGLVALGSRRHGDPETEACLAALPVASQRGVGSAVKFGLVASGEADLYVRCGPTMEWDTAAGDHLVTVAGGCVVTPGGGPLAYGRHAAGYRNGAFAALGDPRLAGSVVQRIAPGLREAAR, from the coding sequence ATGGACGGGACGGAGCGCGACGGAATCGCCCGGCGGCTTGCCGAGGTCGCCTGCGCGGCGGGCGAGATCCTGCGTTACCACCAGGCCCGCGGCTGCAGCCACAGCCTGAAGGCGGACGGTTCGCCCGCGAGCGTCGCCGACGTCGAGGCCGAGGCACAGATCCTGGCATCGCTGGCCGAGAGCTTCCCGGACATCCCGGCCATCGCCGAGGAGACCTGCCATGACAGGCCGCCCGCCGCACGCTTCTTCCTGGTCGATCCCCTCGACGGCACGCGGGAGTTCCTGGCGGGCACGCCCGAGTACGCCGTCTGTATCGGGCTGGTCGCCGGGACGCGGCCGATCGCGGCGGCGCTCGCCGCACCGGGCCTCGGCCGGATCTGGTACGCGGGCGCCGTGGCCTTCGAGGCGGAGATCGCGAGCGGGCGCCCGGGCGCGCCCCGCCCGGTTCGGGCGCGCGCCGCCCCGGAGAGCGGGCTCGTCGCCCTCGGCAGCCGGCGCCACGGCGACCCGGAGACCGAGGCCTGCCTCGCCGCCCTGCCGGTGGCCTCGCAACGCGGCGTCGGATCGGCGGTGAAGTTCGGGCTCGTCGCCTCCGGCGAGGCCGACCTCTACGTGCGCTGCGGCCCGACCATGGAGTGGGACACGGCCGCGGGCGACCACCTCGTCACGGTGGCGGGCGGCTGCGTGGTGACGCCGGGAGGCGGCCCCCTCGCCTATGGGCGCCATGCGGCGGGCTACCGCAACGGCGCCTTCGCGGCGCTCGGCGATCCGCGACTCGCCGGGTCGGTCGTCCAGCGCATCGCCCCCGGCCTCAGGGAAGCGGCTCGATGA
- a CDS encoding YHS domain-containing (seleno)protein — MMWLTRRDLWLLAALTCGGARAEDVSRDPARASPGDPPREASQDLAAILALRGYDAVSYFLPGGPRPGSARFELSWAGRAWRFASAGNRAAFAAAPETYAPRLDGHDPVGVLDGRLVDADPLVFALIAGRLYLFRDEGRRARLVADPGLAERAEARWPGLAPLIEPLP; from the coding sequence ATGATGTGGTTAACGCGCCGTGATCTCTGGCTCCTCGCCGCCCTCACCTGTGGGGGAGCTCGCGCCGAGGACGTTTCCCGCGATCCTGCCCGCGCCTCTCCCGGGGACCCTCCCCGGGAGGCTTCGCAGGACCTCGCCGCAATCCTGGCGCTGCGGGGCTACGACGCGGTGAGCTACTTCCTGCCCGGCGGCCCGCGGCCCGGCTCCGCGCGCTTCGAGCTGTCCTGGGCCGGACGGGCGTGGCGATTCGCGAGCGCCGGCAACCGCGCCGCCTTCGCGGCGGCCCCCGAGACCTACGCGCCGCGGCTCGACGGTCACGATCCGGTGGGCGTGCTCGACGGGCGCCTGGTCGATGCCGACCCGCTCGTCTTCGCGCTGATCGCGGGCCGGCTCTACCTGTTCCGCGACGAGGGGCGGCGCGCACGTCTCGTCGCCGACCCTGGCCTCGCCGAGCGGGCCGAGGCGCGCTGGCCCGGCCTCGCCCCGCTCATCGAGCCGCTTCCCTGA
- a CDS encoding DUF6894 family protein — MPRFFIDTDDGDQFDRDEDGYELPDRDAARVEAIGALPDLARSQIPDGDRRTFRVRVRDADGKPVYEASLTLDGRWLEPEAEEG; from the coding sequence ATGCCGCGCTTCTTCATCGACACCGACGACGGGGACCAGTTCGATCGCGACGAGGACGGCTACGAACTTCCCGATCGCGACGCCGCGCGGGTCGAGGCGATCGGCGCCCTGCCGGATCTCGCGCGCTCGCAGATCCCGGACGGTGACCGGCGCACTTTCAGGGTGCGGGTGCGCGACGCGGACGGCAAGCCGGTCTACGAGGCGAGCCTGACCCTGGACGGGCGCTGGCTCGAACCGGAAGCCGAAGAGGGCTGA
- a CDS encoding Na+/H+ antiporter, with translation MLIFEWVVAVLFGAVLLAALARRLGAPYPAFLALGGAALAFMPGVPDLALDPELALALFLAPVLLDAGYDTSLRDLKANWRPIGGLALGAVAATTAAVALVTHLMIPGMPLAACIVLGAVVAPPDAVAALSVLRHVSLPHRLTTILRGESLLNDAGSLLIYRLGVAAAVAGSFDPAKVAPTFLLGVVGSLIAGPVLARLFVMVAPRFPDAASAIVMQFVAAFGIWLVAERLELSGVLTVVSFAITVARYSPGITAPRTRIVSYAVWETAVFVLNVLAFVLVGLQIGPILDRLDGGEQSRAVALAAAVFATVVVVRLLWVLLANGLRGRIRGRDSSTGFRPALAISWAGMRGIVTVATALALPQDFPERDLIVFTAFCTVLGTLTVQGLTLNPLLRRLGLEDDDPVGLETGRARAEAYAAALDSLGQAGEDGAADALRAEFAAALQEAESHEEGVAPESLPADAARRRAIAAARDTVLRLRREGRIGDDAYYRLEEEFDWAELNATPRAEA, from the coding sequence ATGTTGATCTTCGAATGGGTCGTCGCCGTGCTGTTCGGCGCGGTCCTGCTCGCCGCGCTGGCCCGGCGCCTCGGCGCGCCCTATCCGGCCTTCCTGGCGCTCGGCGGCGCGGCGCTCGCCTTCATGCCCGGCGTGCCCGACCTCGCCCTCGATCCGGAACTCGCGCTCGCGCTGTTCCTGGCGCCCGTGCTGCTGGATGCCGGCTACGACACCTCGCTGCGCGACCTGAAGGCGAACTGGCGGCCGATCGGCGGCCTCGCGCTCGGCGCCGTGGCGGCCACCACCGCGGCGGTCGCCCTGGTGACCCACCTGATGATCCCGGGGATGCCGCTCGCCGCCTGCATCGTGCTCGGCGCGGTCGTGGCGCCGCCCGACGCGGTCGCGGCACTCTCGGTGCTGCGCCACGTCTCCCTGCCGCACCGGCTCACCACCATCCTGCGCGGCGAGAGCCTGCTGAACGACGCCGGCTCGCTCCTGATCTACCGGCTCGGCGTCGCCGCGGCGGTCGCGGGCAGCTTCGACCCCGCCAAGGTCGCGCCGACCTTCCTGCTCGGCGTTGTGGGCAGCCTGATTGCCGGCCCGGTCCTCGCCCGCCTCTTCGTGATGGTGGCTCCCCGCTTTCCCGATGCGGCGAGCGCCATCGTGATGCAGTTCGTGGCCGCCTTCGGCATCTGGCTCGTCGCCGAGCGGCTCGAATTGTCGGGCGTGCTCACCGTGGTCAGCTTCGCCATCACGGTGGCGCGCTACAGCCCCGGCATCACCGCCCCGCGCACCCGGATCGTCTCCTACGCGGTCTGGGAGACCGCGGTGTTCGTGCTCAACGTGCTGGCGTTCGTGCTGGTCGGCCTGCAGATCGGTCCGATCCTCGACCGGCTGGACGGGGGCGAGCAGTCCCGCGCGGTGGCTCTCGCGGCGGCGGTCTTCGCCACCGTGGTCGTGGTGCGCCTCCTCTGGGTCCTGCTGGCCAACGGGCTGCGGGGACGGATCCGGGGGCGGGACAGCTCGACAGGCTTCAGGCCGGCGCTCGCGATCTCCTGGGCGGGGATGCGCGGCATCGTCACGGTCGCGACCGCGCTCGCCCTGCCGCAGGACTTTCCCGAGCGTGACCTCATCGTGTTCACGGCCTTCTGCACCGTGCTCGGCACGCTCACCGTGCAGGGGCTGACCCTCAACCCGCTGCTCCGGCGGCTCGGCCTCGAGGACGACGATCCCGTCGGCCTGGAGACCGGCCGGGCGCGGGCCGAGGCCTACGCGGCGGCCCTCGACAGCCTCGGGCAGGCGGGCGAGGACGGCGCGGCCGATGCCCTCCGGGCCGAGTTCGCGGCGGCCCTCCAGGAGGCCGAGAGCCACGAGGAGGGGGTCGCCCCGGAATCGCTGCCGGCGGACGCCGCGCGACGGCGCGCCATCGCGGCGGCCCGCGACACGGTGTTGCGCCTGCGCCGGGAGGGCCGGATCGGGGACGACGCCTACTACCGGCTGGAGGAGGAGTTCGATTGGGCCGAACTCAACGCGACGCCGCGGGCCGAGGCGTGA
- the gshB gene encoding glutathione synthase, whose translation MALTVAVQMDPIQAIRIAGDTTFALLLEAQARGHRLLYYTPDRLSLQGRRVTARVEPLTVRDVEGAHATLGEIQRIDLAEADVVLMRQDPPFDMAYVTATHMLERIHPETLVVNNPFEVRNAPEKLFVLDFPELMPPTLITRDKAEIEAFRREHGTIAMKPLHGHGGAAVFRVSETDPNFGSMYDLFAATFREAWVVQRFLERITEGDKRIILVDGEPMGAINRVPAANDIRSNMVRGGAAAASELTEREREICATIGPELRRRGLILVGIDVIDGHLTEINVTSPTGIRAIKRLGGPDLAVAVWDAIEARRAGRG comes from the coding sequence ATGGCGCTCACAGTGGCGGTCCAGATGGACCCGATCCAGGCGATCCGGATCGCCGGGGACACCACCTTCGCCCTGCTGCTAGAGGCGCAGGCCCGCGGCCACCGCCTGCTCTACTACACGCCCGACCGGCTCTCGCTGCAGGGCCGGCGCGTCACCGCCCGGGTCGAGCCGCTCACCGTGCGGGACGTGGAGGGCGCGCACGCGACGCTGGGCGAGATCCAGCGCATCGACCTCGCCGAGGCCGACGTGGTGCTGATGCGCCAGGACCCGCCCTTCGACATGGCCTACGTCACGGCCACCCACATGCTGGAGCGGATCCACCCCGAGACGCTGGTGGTCAACAACCCGTTCGAGGTGCGAAACGCCCCGGAGAAGCTCTTCGTCCTCGACTTCCCCGAGCTGATGCCGCCGACCCTGATCACCCGCGACAAGGCGGAGATCGAGGCGTTCCGGCGCGAGCACGGCACGATTGCCATGAAGCCGCTGCACGGGCACGGGGGCGCGGCCGTGTTCCGCGTCTCGGAGACGGACCCGAATTTCGGCTCGATGTACGACCTGTTCGCCGCGACCTTCCGGGAGGCCTGGGTGGTGCAGCGCTTCTTGGAGCGGATCACCGAGGGCGACAAGCGCATCATCCTGGTCGACGGCGAGCCGATGGGCGCGATCAACCGGGTGCCGGCCGCCAACGACATCCGCTCCAACATGGTGCGGGGCGGGGCGGCCGCGGCCTCGGAGCTGACCGAGCGGGAGCGCGAGATCTGCGCGACGATCGGTCCGGAGCTGCGGCGGCGCGGCCTGATCCTCGTCGGCATCGACGTGATCGACGGGCATCTCACCGAGATCAACGTGACCTCGCCGACCGGCATCCGGGCGATCAAGCGCCTGGGCGGCCCGGATCTGGCGGTCGCGGTCTGGGACGCGATCGAGGCGCGGCGCGCCGGACGGGGCTGA
- a CDS encoding 3',5'-cyclic-nucleotide phosphodiesterase: MALKLTTFVLALGVAAMSLPAAAEQAQQTRRGNETLKKYCTGDYLNYCGNLAPEDPALDVCFEKNWKSLSENCRRAIDAYQATQNPKGGKRG; the protein is encoded by the coding sequence ATGGCCCTGAAGCTGACGACCTTCGTCCTCGCGCTCGGCGTCGCCGCCATGAGCCTGCCCGCCGCGGCGGAGCAGGCTCAGCAGACGCGGCGCGGCAACGAGACGCTGAAGAAGTACTGCACCGGGGACTACCTGAACTATTGCGGCAACCTCGCACCCGAGGACCCGGCTCTGGACGTCTGCTTCGAGAAGAACTGGAAGTCGCTGTCGGAGAATTGCCGCCGGGCGATCGACGCCTATCAGGCGACCCAGAACCCGAAGGGCGGAAAGCGCGGCTGA
- a CDS encoding helix-turn-helix domain-containing protein — protein sequence MDLPLGLELIAPNAPIETCVFPECGFVSVATGHGQQHVEIGLVGREGLVGAAPVLLADAVTPQSHMVQMAGSGFAIAAQALAAAAAERASLRATLLAYVHTQVLQLGETVYAHAALNLESRLARWLLMCLDRIEGDELALTHEFLSMMLGVQRAGVTLALQSLEGSGLIRNRRKRVLIRDRRGLEALTHGSYGAPEAAYARLIAQPLTPRPAASR from the coding sequence GTGGACCTGCCGCTCGGGCTTGAGCTGATCGCGCCCAACGCCCCGATCGAGACCTGCGTCTTCCCCGAGTGCGGCTTCGTTTCGGTGGCCACCGGGCATGGTCAGCAACACGTCGAGATCGGTCTGGTCGGCCGGGAAGGGCTCGTCGGCGCCGCGCCCGTTCTCCTGGCCGACGCGGTGACCCCACAGTCCCACATGGTGCAGATGGCAGGGTCCGGCTTCGCGATTGCTGCCCAGGCGCTCGCCGCGGCGGCGGCCGAGCGCGCGAGCCTGCGCGCGACACTCCTTGCCTATGTCCACACACAGGTGCTCCAGCTCGGCGAGACCGTCTACGCACACGCGGCGCTGAACCTCGAGAGCCGGCTCGCGCGCTGGCTGCTGATGTGTCTCGACCGGATCGAGGGCGACGAGCTCGCCCTCACGCACGAGTTCCTGTCGATGATGCTCGGCGTGCAACGGGCGGGCGTCACCCTGGCGCTGCAGAGCCTGGAGGGCTCTGGCCTCATCCGCAACCGGCGCAAGCGCGTGCTGATCCGTGACCGCCGGGGCCTCGAGGCGCTGACGCACGGCAGCTACGGCGCGCCGGAGGCAGCCTATGCCCGCCTGATCGCGCAGCCCCTCACGCCTCGGCCCGCGGCGTCGCGTTGA
- a CDS encoding Crp/Fnr family transcriptional regulator encodes MSDASPGDPPSHRFALDADGTEMLARKLGGFVGLDAADRAALERICTRARRFAGQTDLLRQGEVPDAAIVVLRGFVCRARHRPNGSCQILAYLLPGDICDPDFAVPRPMDHVLATLTASLVARVPREAFLSLIDRHPNVARALRIARVVDEAVAREWLVSIGRRSARERLAHLFCELAERLGAVGLSDGDGYELPLTQVALSDTLALTSVHVNRTLREMRREGLIELRGRRLEILDAERLKGIAEFDAAYLRAPEPTVRWDEGG; translated from the coding sequence GTGAGCGACGCCTCACCCGGCGACCCGCCGTCCCACCGCTTCGCCCTCGACGCCGACGGCACCGAGATGCTCGCGCGCAAGCTCGGCGGATTCGTCGGCCTCGATGCGGCCGACCGGGCGGCGCTGGAGCGGATCTGCACCCGAGCCCGCCGCTTCGCTGGACAGACCGACCTCCTGCGCCAAGGCGAGGTGCCCGACGCGGCGATCGTGGTGCTGCGGGGCTTCGTCTGCCGTGCCCGCCACCGGCCGAACGGGTCCTGCCAGATCCTCGCCTATCTGCTGCCGGGCGACATCTGCGATCCCGACTTCGCGGTCCCGCGGCCGATGGATCACGTGCTCGCCACACTCACGGCCAGTCTCGTCGCCCGCGTCCCGCGCGAGGCTTTCCTAAGCCTGATCGATCGGCATCCCAACGTCGCGCGGGCGCTGCGCATCGCGCGCGTCGTCGACGAGGCGGTCGCGCGGGAATGGCTTGTCAGCATCGGGCGCCGCTCCGCCCGCGAGCGACTCGCCCACCTGTTCTGTGAGCTGGCGGAGCGGCTCGGCGCGGTCGGCCTCTCGGACGGCGATGGCTACGAGCTGCCGCTGACCCAGGTGGCGCTCTCCGACACCCTGGCGCTCACCAGCGTGCACGTGAACCGCACCCTGCGGGAGATGCGGCGCGAGGGGCTGATCGAGCTGAGGGGTCGGCGTCTCGAAATCCTCGACGCCGAGCGGCTGAAGGGGATCGCCGAGTTCGACGCCGCCTATCTGCGGGCGCCGGAACCCACCGTCCGCTGGGACGAGGGGGGCTGA
- a CDS encoding gamma-glutamyltransferase family protein translates to MPETPVFAHGAVAAPHDLAARAGQSVLAQGGNAIEAMVAMAASIAVVYPHMNGIGGDGFWLVREPGGRVRGFEACGPAGSLATIGRYREQGHDAIPARGPDAMVTVAGAVGGWRIALDLARALGGRLPLATLLADAIAQARNGVPVSPSEARYVPQELDTLHDAPNFAAAFLKAGKPYPAGETRALSKLAATLEQLAHAGLQDFYRGDIGREIAADLERLGAPVTRGDLERFAPVERAPLSIRRRDATLYNFPPPTQGLAALMILGIFDRLAIREPETPAHYHGLIEATKRAFAVRDRVVTDFDRLRHDPSLFLAPERLAREAAQIDMRRAASVPLPQPGHGDTVWMGAIDGEGLAVSYIQSVYWEYGSGTVLPATGICWQNRGMSFSLDPSAVNPLEPGRRPFHTLIPALAAFDDGRVMSYGSMGGDGQPQFQAQIFSRYADYGMPVADAVDAPRLLYGRTWGAPSLSVKVENRIDPGCIAALRRLGHEIEELGFPYTDSLGHAGMLVRAPRDGRIEAAHDPRSDGGALGL, encoded by the coding sequence ATGCCCGAGACGCCCGTCTTCGCCCACGGCGCCGTCGCCGCCCCCCACGACCTCGCCGCCCGGGCCGGGCAGAGCGTGCTGGCGCAGGGCGGCAACGCGATCGAGGCGATGGTGGCGATGGCGGCCTCGATCGCCGTCGTCTACCCGCACATGAACGGGATCGGCGGCGACGGCTTCTGGCTGGTGCGCGAGCCCGGCGGGCGGGTGCGCGGCTTCGAGGCCTGCGGCCCGGCGGGCAGCCTCGCGACGATCGGGCGCTACCGGGAGCAGGGCCACGACGCGATCCCGGCCCGCGGCCCGGACGCGATGGTGACGGTGGCGGGCGCGGTCGGGGGCTGGCGCATCGCGCTCGACCTCGCCCGGGCGCTCGGCGGGCGCCTGCCCCTCGCGACGCTCCTCGCCGACGCGATCGCGCAGGCGCGGAACGGCGTGCCGGTCTCCCCCTCGGAGGCGCGCTACGTGCCCCAGGAGCTCGACACGCTCCACGACGCGCCGAACTTCGCCGCGGCCTTCCTGAAGGCTGGCAAGCCCTACCCGGCCGGCGAGACCCGCGCGCTCTCGAAGCTCGCCGCGACCCTGGAGCAGCTCGCCCATGCGGGCCTCCAGGACTTCTACCGGGGCGATATCGGCCGCGAGATCGCCGCCGACCTCGAGAGGCTCGGCGCGCCGGTCACGCGGGGCGACCTCGAGCGGTTCGCTCCGGTCGAGCGGGCGCCCCTGTCGATCCGGCGGCGCGACGCGACGCTCTACAACTTCCCGCCCCCGACCCAGGGGCTCGCCGCGCTGATGATCCTCGGCATCTTCGACCGGCTCGCCATCCGGGAGCCCGAGACGCCCGCCCACTATCACGGGCTGATCGAGGCGACGAAGCGGGCCTTCGCGGTCCGCGACCGGGTGGTGACCGATTTCGACCGGCTCCGCCACGACCCGTCGCTCTTCCTCGCGCCCGAGCGCCTCGCCCGGGAAGCCGCGCAGATCGACATGCGCCGCGCGGCCTCCGTGCCCTTGCCCCAGCCCGGCCACGGCGACACGGTCTGGATGGGGGCGATCGACGGCGAGGGCTTGGCCGTCTCCTACATCCAGTCGGTCTACTGGGAGTACGGCTCCGGCACGGTGCTGCCCGCCACCGGCATCTGCTGGCAGAACCGCGGCATGTCCTTCTCCCTCGACCCGTCCGCCGTGAACCCGCTGGAGCCGGGCCGGCGCCCGTTCCACACCCTGATCCCGGCGCTGGCCGCCTTCGACGACGGCCGGGTGATGAGCTACGGCAGCATGGGCGGCGACGGGCAGCCGCAATTCCAGGCCCAGATCTTCTCGCGCTACGCCGATTACGGGATGCCGGTGGCCGACGCCGTCGATGCTCCGCGCCTCCTCTACGGGCGCACCTGGGGCGCGCCCTCCCTCAGCGTGAAGGTGGAGAACCGCATCGATCCCGGCTGCATCGCGGCGCTCCGCCGGCTCGGCCACGAGATCGAGGAACTGGGCTTCCCCTATACCGACTCGCTGGGCCATGCCGGCATGCTGGTGCGCGCACCCCGCGACGGCCGCATCGAGGCCGCGCACGATCCCCGCTCGGACGGGGGTGCGCTGGGGCTGTAG
- the chpT gene encoding histidine phosphotransferase ChpT, protein MTTVNLEALDLSALLCSRVCHDVISPVGAIVNGLEVLEDDQDESMREFALDLIRKSARQASARLQFARIAFGAAGSAGASIDLADAEKVSRGMFGDDKTQLTWSAPQALFPKNKVKLLLNLVMIATGAIPRGGHIDVAVTGDGEAPSIVLKAKGSHARIPPHVEGLMAGTSETGTVDAHGILAFYAGLVARAAGMGVAFSIDGDTVTIRAEPAAAAAPPATEATPEEDRPSDSPSDTALA, encoded by the coding sequence ATGACCACCGTGAACCTCGAAGCGCTCGACCTCTCCGCTCTGCTCTGCTCCCGCGTCTGCCACGACGTGATCAGCCCGGTCGGCGCGATCGTGAACGGCCTCGAGGTTCTGGAGGACGACCAGGACGAGTCGATGCGCGAGTTCGCCCTCGACCTGATCCGCAAGAGCGCCCGGCAGGCCTCGGCCCGGCTCCAGTTCGCCCGCATCGCCTTCGGTGCGGCGGGCTCGGCCGGCGCCTCGATCGATCTCGCCGATGCCGAGAAGGTCTCGCGTGGCATGTTCGGCGACGACAAGACCCAGCTGACCTGGAGCGCGCCGCAGGCCCTGTTCCCGAAGAACAAGGTCAAGCTCCTGCTCAACCTCGTGATGATCGCGACCGGCGCGATCCCGCGCGGCGGCCACATCGACGTCGCGGTGACGGGCGACGGCGAGGCGCCCTCGATCGTGCTCAAGGCCAAGGGCTCGCACGCCCGCATCCCGCCCCATGTCGAAGGGCTGATGGCCGGCACCTCGGAGACCGGCACCGTCGACGCGCACGGGATCCTCGCCTTCTACGCGGGCCTCGTGGCGCGCGCCGCCGGCATGGGCGTCGCCTTCTCGATCGACGGCGACACGGTGACGATCCGCGCCGAGCCCGCCGCCGCCGCGGCGCCGCCCGCGACCGAGGCGACACCCGAGGAGGACCGCCCCTCCGACAGCCCGTCCGACACGGCTCTCGCTTGA
- a CDS encoding DUF1134 domain-containing protein: MTARDPNSLPHSPARRRTLARMAALAAGLVLAGTGAAAAQGRGGEDGMPESFRPGEIIDNGHRFFGSVSRGLALTVEEATRRWGQPNGYILGQEASGAIVGGVRYGEGTLYTRNAGQRRVYWQGPSLGFDVGGDGARTMMLVYNLPSVRSLYRRYGGVDGSAYFIGGFGMTAVVNDNVVVVPIRSGVGARLGINIGYLKFTEQPTWNPF; this comes from the coding sequence ATGACGGCACGCGACCCCAACAGCCTCCCCCACAGCCCGGCCCGGCGCCGGACCCTCGCCCGGATGGCGGCGCTCGCCGCGGGCCTCGTGCTCGCCGGCACGGGCGCGGCCGCAGCGCAGGGCCGCGGGGGCGAGGACGGCATGCCCGAATCCTTCCGCCCCGGCGAGATCATCGACAACGGCCATCGCTTCTTCGGCTCGGTCTCGCGCGGCCTCGCGCTCACCGTCGAGGAGGCGACCCGGCGCTGGGGCCAGCCGAACGGCTACATCCTGGGCCAGGAAGCCTCCGGCGCCATCGTGGGCGGCGTGCGCTACGGCGAGGGCACGCTCTACACCCGCAACGCCGGCCAGCGGCGCGTGTACTGGCAGGGTCCGTCGCTCGGCTTCGACGTGGGCGGCGACGGCGCGCGCACCATGATGCTCGTCTACAACCTGCCTTCCGTGCGCAGCCTCTACCGGCGCTACGGGGGCGTGGACGGCTCGGCCTACTTCATCGGCGGCTTCGGCATGACGGCCGTCGTCAACGACAACGTCGTGGTGGTGCCGATCCGCAGCGGCGTCGGCGCTCGGCTCGGCATCAACATCGGCTACCTCAAGTTCACCGAGCAGCCGACCTGGAACCCGTTCTGA